The sequence CCAAGGAACACCTCTGGAACACGTTCGGTGAAGAACAGATCGACATCAACGTCAAGTCCAAGGTGGCCAACGAATTCTTCAAGGAAACCCTGACCAGCATGGTTAAGCACGGTGCCGACCTGATCCGGCTGGACGCCTTTGCCTACGCCATTAAGAAGGCCGACACCAACGACTTCTTTGTTGAACCAGAAATCTGGGACCTGCTCGAAGACGTTCGCAAGATCCTGGCCCCTTACAAGGCTGAAATCCTGCCAGAAATCCACGAACACTACACGATGCCACAAAAGATCTCAAACCACGGCTACTTCATCTACGACTTCGTGCTGCCAATGACCACCCTGTACACCCTGTACTCCGGTAAAACCAACCGCCTGGCCAACTGGCTGAAGATGAGCCCAATGAAGCAGTTCACCACCCTGGACACCCACGACGGGATCGGGGTTGTCGACGCCAAGGACATCCTGACCGACGACGAGATCGACTACACTTCCAAGGAACTCTACAAGGTTGGTGCCAACGTTAAGAAGAAGTACTCCAGTGCTGAATACCACAACCTGGACATCTACCAGATCAACACCACCTTCTACTCCGCCCTCGGTGACGACGATCGCGCCTACCTGATGGCCCGGGCATTCCAGATCTTTGCCCCTGGTATCCCAATGGTTTACTACGTTGGTCTGCTGGCCGGCTCCAACGACCTGGAACTCCTCGAAAAGACCAAGGAAGGTCGGAACATCAACCGTCACTACTACACTAAGGAAGAAGTGGCCAAGGAAGTTCAACGTCCAGTCGTTGCTAACCTGCTGAAGCTTTTGTCCTGGCGGAACAAGTTCGCTGCCTTTGACCTGGATGGCTCCATCAAGGTAGAAACGCCAACCGACACGACCATCAAGATCACCCGGACCGACAAGGACGGCGCAAACGTCGCTGTCCTGGACGCCGACGCAGCTAACAAGACCTTCACCATTACCGCTAACGGTGACGAGGTCTTCGCTCAAAAGTAATTTCTCAATCACGTTTCCATAATTAACAAGCACCCATATACAATCTCTCTCAATTCAATTCACAAAGCTTGTTAAATTAAAACCACCAAGATTGGTTTTCAGCCCTTGCCGCCCAGGCAGGGGCTGTTTTATTACCCCAATCCAAAAAGGACGGACACCATCAAAAGTGCTCGTCCTTTTGCTATATTTGTGTGTCTTGCTTAGTCCACGCAGAGCTTCTTGATTGCCTGAGCAAAAATCTCCATGGCCTTGAACATGTCCGGCAGTGGCCACTGTTCGTTGGCCTGGTGCATATAATCCGGCGTTGTCGGCAGCATCCCCCCGAAGGCCACGCAGTTGTGCATGGTCCGGGCAAAGGTCGCCCCACCTGAGATCTGTGGGGTGGCCGTGGTGTCGCCGGTCTGGTCCTTGTAGACTTCCATCAGGGTCTGAATCAACTTGCTGTCCTTTGGCACGTAAAGCGGCGCCACGTAGTCAAACGGGGCGTATTTGAGCTCGTATGGTGCCACGTTTTCGTTCAGCTTGTCTAGCAGCTTGTCGCGGTCAACGGTGACCGGAATCCGCAGGTCGATCTGCATCCGGGTCTCCTTCTCGTTGATCTCCAGGCTAGAGATGTTGAAGGTCAGGTGACCAGACTCGTCCTTGACGTCCCCCAGCACGTTGGTCCCGGTGGCGTCCTCCTTGAAGAGCTTGCCGAAGAAGTCCAGCGGCTTGAAGTCAAAGACCTCGTCCAGGGCGATCGCCAGCCGCAGAACGGCGTTGGTTCCCTCCGGCGCCAGCATAGCGTGAACGGACTTCCCAATCACCGTGATGGATTTGTCATCACTGGTGTACTTGAAGTTGTGCCGGTCGAGGGCGGCCTTGACCTCGTCCTGCTTCGGGCCATCGTAAACGGCCTTGTCAGGAACGGCGTTGAAAGCATTCTTCAGGCTGATGTGCAGCTTGTCGGTGCCCGGGCCCACCAGGTAAGCCTGCTCCAGGCCCTTTTCGGCGTAGATCAGTGGGAACTCGGCGTCCGGTGAAATCCCGCTGTCGATCTGGGATTCCTTCTTGTTGTACTGGGCAATCCCCCGCCAGAGGATTTCCTCGTCGGTCCCGTAGATGAAGCGGATCCGCTGGTTGAAGTGGTAGCCGGCGTCCATTAAGGCCTTGACGGCGTAGAGGGCCGCGATGCCAGGTCCCTTGTCGTCCTGGGAGCCCCGGCCGTAAATGGCGTTGTTGATGACGGTGCCCTTGAATGGGTCGTGGTCCCAGGTAGCGGGATCACCGGCCGGGACGGTGTCGAGGTGGCAGATCACCCCGAAGACCTTCTCGCCCTCACCAACCTCGGCATAGCCGTAGTAGCCGTCCGGATCCTCGTAGGTCTTAAAGCCCAGCTCGTCGCAGATCTTCATCATTTCGTCGAGGGCGTTGC comes from Limosilactobacillus sp. and encodes:
- the gtfA gene encoding sucrose phosphorylase, coding for MPIQNKAMLITYSDSMAKNIKETHEVLKEYIGDAIGGVHLLPFFPSTGDRGFAPYRYDVVDSAFGDWDDVEALGKDYYLMFDFMINHISKKSVMYQDFKKNHDASKYSDFFIRWEKFWEAAGKGRPTQKDIDLIYKRKDRAPEQEIDFDDGTKEHLWNTFGEEQIDINVKSKVANEFFKETLTSMVKHGADLIRLDAFAYAIKKADTNDFFVEPEIWDLLEDVRKILAPYKAEILPEIHEHYTMPQKISNHGYFIYDFVLPMTTLYTLYSGKTNRLANWLKMSPMKQFTTLDTHDGIGVVDAKDILTDDEIDYTSKELYKVGANVKKKYSSAEYHNLDIYQINTTFYSALGDDDRAYLMARAFQIFAPGIPMVYYVGLLAGSNDLELLEKTKEGRNINRHYYTKEEVAKEVQRPVVANLLKLLSWRNKFAAFDLDGSIKVETPTDTTIKITRTDKDGANVAVLDADAANKTFTITANGDEVFAQK
- a CDS encoding M20 family metallopeptidase, yielding MTQLVNEQEQQEAVKTLERLISVPSYNQPAEDGAPFGRGIRNALDEMMKICDELGFKTYEDPDGYYGYAEVGEGEKVFGVICHLDTVPAGDPATWDHDPFKGTVINNAIYGRGSQDDKGPGIAALYAVKALMDAGYHFNQRIRFIYGTDEEILWRGIAQYNKKESQIDSGISPDAEFPLIYAEKGLEQAYLVGPGTDKLHISLKNAFNAVPDKAVYDGPKQDEVKAALDRHNFKYTSDDKSITVIGKSVHAMLAPEGTNAVLRLAIALDEVFDFKPLDFFGKLFKEDATGTNVLGDVKDESGHLTFNISSLEINEKETRMQIDLRIPVTVDRDKLLDKLNENVAPYELKYAPFDYVAPLYVPKDSKLIQTLMEVYKDQTGDTTATPQISGGATFARTMHNCVAFGGMLPTTPDYMHQANEQWPLPDMFKAMEIFAQAIKKLCVD